The Porites lutea chromosome 9, jaPorLute2.1, whole genome shotgun sequence sequence AATTTTGGAAGGAATATGTTGTAGCTAAAACCACAGTTGGAAATTTACTaggtaaagaaataaaagtaaacGAAAAAGCTCCGGGACTTTGGCTTGAAACAATCGGTTGTATGGAGGCCGTGTGGGTGCCTAAAGAGAAAGTTTTTGAGAAATGCCATACCTGCGAAAGTGAGATAAAGTTTGAAGAAAGGTCTTGAGCAGACGCAAGCGAAAGTGAGGATTTAACTTTTCTGGAGGATGAAGATGTAACAAAGATGGAAAGCGAAAGACTCCGAAATGGGGTGGAGAAGGGTAAGGATGACGTGACATTCTGTGACTTGAAGGAAAGAAGACATGAAATGAAAGGTGTGACGATGGTGCGTGACAAGGAAAGCGAGGCTGTGTCAATGAATGACCCGGATGTAATGAAACTAAGCGAAATGGAGCTCTTAAAAGAGCTGTTAAAGATAATGTCTGACTTACGTGAAGCAAAAGTACTCAAGTACGGTGTTGACATGCGGCTTACAAGCGAGGATTTTGCCGATACCACAGGTGATATCGTAGATGTAAATTTAACAGAAGACGTTGGGCTACTTGTGGAAAGTCTTGAAGGCGAAGGACGCTGCAAAATAACACTTGCTGAAACTTGGCTGAATCTTGAAGAGGGAACTCCTGTCATAAGGCTTGTTTTATACAAAGCTGTTGAAGCTCTTGAACTACTCAAATTACTGGTTAAGCTTGCAAAAGTAGAACTTTCAACTGATAACGCAGTCCGCGAGGACAATGACTCAGCAGCAAAGGAAACACTGGATAAAAGGGATGTCGTGACACTAGCTCTGAGGCTAGAGGTCGAACTCTTCATCACAGAAGACAAACCTGGTGTCAACAAAAACGTCACGGTATTTGGCAATCTTGATGTCACGTTTAGATATGGCGTTTGTGACTCAGCGCTGGAAGTAAATGCTACAAAAGTGGCTGAAGATTTTTTGGAAAGTAGAGTCGTGACTATGATCTGGACAGTCATGTTACTGATCGGACTTGATATCACGCTTGACTCATCTCTTCTTGACGACGCACTTAAAGATGACGCATGTGGCTTAGAACTTGCCAAGGTGAATGCTATGGAGCTAGCTGAAGAAAGTTTTGTAAGAACTGCTGAAAAACTTGCTTGCATAGTTGAAGTGACCATCTTGAAAGCACTAGATGTCACGCTTGGCGAAACGCTTATGAATGTCATCTTAGATTTTCTACTGGACGTTGTTGTGGCAGAAGTCTGAATGCCTGAAGTGACGCTTGGTTTAGCAATAGATTTAACACTTATCGTCTCTCTTATGAAAACGGCAGATGTCACAAAAGTGCTTTTTAAAGATGACCTTCCTTGTGTCGATTCAACACTTGGTGATTGCAGTGCAAAGGAAGATGGCGTTACTGGTGTTACGCTACGAGACATTGATGTCCTGTGCGTTAGAAGTCTACTAATCTCGGTCACTTTTGAGCTGTTTGCTCCAGTTATTACTGAGCTTCTTACCAAGTTTGTGGCCGCTAAACTACTGACTTCCGTGGCAATTGGGATCAAAGATGTTTCTACAGGACTAGCAGGTGTGAACTGTGAAGCTGTGCTGCTTTCTTGCGTGACTAAAGGCGTTACAGTGGACATGTTACTCACTGTAACAACACTACTTCTAATGAGGGAGGAAGAAAATCTAACAGTGGTCAACCTTGATCCAACAGTCGGTGCAATAGACGAGGTTATTTTCACTAAGGTTCTGTCAAGGGTCATCAATCGTGTTGTGTTGTTGCGTGACAGGAGAGTAATTGCACCTTGGGATAAGAACACGCGAAATTACAAAGTGTAACGCAAAACAAAACCATATAAAAATTACGTTATTTAGAGAGGGTGACATCTGACAGCTCCAAGAACTGTTAAATCTGTGACCCACTGAGTGTCCTCAATTACCTGAAGACACTTTTTCCAGATCGAACTGGAACTTGGGAATGTTAATTTTTGGGAGAGGGGAAAAACCGTAGTACCCGGAAAAAAAATTCGCAGAGGAGAAGAAAATCAACAACAATCTCGCCAACGCCGGTACTCGAATCCAGATCACACTGGTAGGGGACCAACGCTCTCTAGTCCACTGCGCAACCGTCATATAAGAATTGGATCTCACTGCCACAGAATTAACACACAATACGTTGCTTAGAATATATAACCTGGCTAGCAATCCCTTAGGAACAACAATAAAAGGTCAAGCAAATCCAAGTGAATTCAAGtggaaggaagaaagaaaagataagcACGTTGGAAACGTGTCAACAGCACCACACATGAGAATGAACgtcagaaaaaaagaagtcaaaagaatttataaaaattttaaGATCTTGAAACCCAAAAAGCCACATTAATACCACGTCTGGATGAAAACATTAAATAATTTACTAGTGCCTTGGCGCAATAGAAACGTAAGTGCTAAGTGCGTGGACAAATTTAATGTGCTTTCGTGGTGCGAACAAACTGAAATCTTACCAGTGGTTTCTTTAATACTTGTAATGGTCCTGTTGACTGGTGTGCCTGTGGAACTAAGCTGTACAGTACTGAGTATCCTGGTGGTAAGCCTACTGCTTAAGTGAGGTGATAGTGTACTAAGTGCGGCTGTACGTGTTCTAGAAGATGTTTTCAAGTCTGTCTCCAATGTGCTTCTTGTAAATAAAGATGTACCAATGAGGCTTGATGACACTTGTCTGGTAAAGCTGGAAGGATTGGACACACTGGTTGATCTCGCCATGGTTACGGTTGGTATTCCTGTGACCGTTGAAGTGGACACTGTGGTAGAGCCGCTTATTTTCAATGAAGAATTCCCCTGTTCAGATGATGAGCTTGCAACAAGAGTACTTACAAATTCTGGAGAAACGTCACTGCTTAGTCTCAGCATCGAGGTAGAATTTTGTGAGCTCATGCTGGTCTTTAAAGTTCTTCTTGTGTCAACAGAAGTCATTGAAGTTTGTGATATCGTAGGAGAGGTTACCAAACTTGAACTGAACTCGGCTGAGCTCCGTGCAACGCTTAGAGTCACTCTTGGTGTTATAAATGTTCCGCTGCTGTTGGATATCGTCGTTGTTAGCCGTGTGGCTGCGGATGTCGAGTTTAATGAGGCACCAGTAGTGATCAACAACACAGATGAAGATCTTGTTCTCGACAAAACCACTTGAGTTAAGGCAGACGAATTTAACGGTATGTCCCTTGTTGAAAACTCTTGAGGTCTTGAGATCGCGGTGGAATTCAAGTTAACTTCAAAACTTGACACAGGGCTGGAGGGCGCGGTAGCAGAAAAAGAACTTGATATCTTTACCATGCTTTGCGTGCTTGCAATCTGAAAAGTACTTATTGAAACAACAGGGGTTGCTGTAATGTTGACAAAAGATTGATTAAGCCCAGTCGAGGTAGTAGCGATTACAGTTCCATTGGCAGCCAGAATACTCGAAAATGTTCGGCTTCCACGAGTCCTTGTCGATGAAAATGCAGAAGTTCCAAGCAGTGATCTATCGATTACAGACGTTGAATTCCCTAATGTTGATCTCTTGGCTGTGGAGGGCAAGTGTGAAATAGTATCGTAAATAATAAAATACTTAAAGCATTACTGGAATTGAGAAGTCCTTCCATAAAATCCATGCAGTGAGCATTCCATGCAAATAATTCGTGACGTTTGTCATGAAGACGTACTCATGCTTTCCTGACGCCGCTGAACAGATAAGGATGTATTAACACTGAAAACTttagaatttgtttaaaaaaagcaaaagaaatcaaataaacaaattgaagattttttggCTGAATAACAGTTACATTCTGTCGCCTCTTGCTTGGCAAACGACAGTTCTTCCACACTCCAAGGTATGAGTAAATGGTTTAGTCTTCAAAACACACACATGTGAGGTGTTTGTGCAAATGAATTCAAAGTGGGTGTCAAAAAGTCAAGAAGTACTTAAAGAAATGACTAAGTTATGAATATAGAAGAGAGAAAACCGTCATGTTTCGTTTCAGAGAGTGGTTAATGAGAGCAGCATCTGCTGGACTTTAGAAGATTAACTAAGAAAGAAGAGGAGAGCAAATGTGTTAATTTGCGGCACTGTCAAAACGTTTCGATTTTATCCCAATGATTGACTTAAAAAATTAGGTTTAGATATTCACGTTTTATGACGACTGATTATGCAACAATATTTTTTAGCAGTTTTCATTTATCAgcacaaaaaagttaaaatgattTAGATGAAACTCcaaattatcatcatcatcatcatcattattaatattCTTGAAACTCTGTCTGAGAAAAGATTAGTAAGTTAATAATGGTTAACACTATTGTGAGTGCAATTTGAAAATAGAGCAAAAAAAACTCAAGAGCCTTTAAGGTAAAATATGTTGCTGGGGATTTAGGTGCCATCCTCAGTGACAGGGTTTACATAAGTAAAGAATCTGACTGACTGTATTTAACCAGTAAATGGCATTCAACCTAGTTTGATtcagaattttcttttattgtagTGTTAGTTAAGAATTAAAATGTTCAGatgaggccttaaactgctgtccgtttttttttttttaaaaattcaagctTACACTGAACAACGGCATTGGCAAAAGCTTggatttttatattttttttaaaatggacAGCAGGTTAAGGCGTCATTTGAACATGTTATAATTTTTAATTACATCATGCTGCTGAAAGACAACTTGAACAGATTGTTAGTAGCCTTAATTATTTATAGGAGTCAAAGAAAATCTCAGTTTAAcgtgagaaaaataaattacagaaatttgactaaaacaaaaaactcaaCGAGTATCCTGAAGGTGTCCCTAGTAACGCACGATGATTGTACATTGTATAATTTATAATGGCAAAATGTAAATCCTATTTTTGTAGCTGTTGATGATGTCTAGAAATTAACGTGTTAAGCCAGTCAGAATAGATTGTATGAATGGAGTGAATGTTACTTTAAAAACAACTAAAGATGCAAGGTAAACTTACCGGTGGTTGTATCCACTGAAATCgtaacactaaaaaaaaaaataagagaaagaTAAATCTCAATCCTTCTTTCAGGTTGTAaattaaattcatatcataTCACGCTATTCCCTGGAAGTATCAGAAAGAAAACGTCAAAGCTTTTAACAAACCTACATGTGAAATAATCTTCTCTTTGTAAATCACAAGGGAACAGAACAAAATAACTTAACTGGAGCTATGTCCAGTAtgaaattacatgtacattctAAGGCTGCTAATTACTGGTAaacctttttattaaaatatatgTATTGATCCTGTGGGGCACTTCTTGGAATAcctggtgggggtgtgccgctcagttctccaaatcctgatcCTATTTAAGGCCAAAACGTGCCGTTTTCCCCACCCATTTTCAGAGCTGGCTTCCTGAAAGTTGTGCTCGGTTTATCAATCCATTACCTTGTTAAAACGAAGTTAACTTACTGTTCAAGCGTTTTTATCATTTAGCAGTTTTTGTATTAATTTTGACACTTAActgtttcatttatttatagcTGAAACGAAAAATGTGTTTATATGCACTCATGGTTCCCTCGAAATTGCAGACCACAATGGGCAAAATCTAGACCTGTTTGCAAACCAGACAGTTCAAAAACCATCCTTTGGGGCAACAAAACATACCTAATTGCATAGCTCATATAAGGGaggccccaccccccccccccccccccgggtcttGATGATGTTTCTTACCTTGTCTGTGTTGAGTTAGCACTTGTTGCAATAGGTGAAGATGTCAACGACAGCACAACAGATGCAGTTGTGACATTCATCTGTATGGAGGAACTTGCAATGTGGATGACGGATGTCATGTTTATCCTCACAGAACTTGCTGATGACACCAAACTGCTTGATGGCAGAATCAAAGAACTTGGTAGCGAAGATGGTGTCACAAAGGAAACGATACTGTTTGCAGATCCCTCAATGCTAGTCATCATTGGAATAGAAGAGTTCAATATTGGAACAGTACTGCTTATTGACAAATTGACAGTGCTGAATGGAGAAATGGTAGAGCTCAGTGACGGAACAACAGAGATCAAAGTCGGAGCAGAACTTTCTGATAAAATGTCAGTACTTGTTGAAATAATACTGCTCAGTGTTGGGACAACCGTACCCAATACAGCTGTGCTGTTTAATTGAGGAGTTGATGCATTTCCCATGAAAGTTGTAGTTTCAAGGCCTACTAAGCTTGATGGAGAAGATAAcgattttgacaaaaaagacGTAGAACTTGAAGTTACAGCTATCACACTAAGACTTGTTTGATTGACAGTGGAGCTTGCTTTTTGATTGACAGTGGGGCTTGCTTCTTGAACAGATGTGTTACGACTGGATACAAAGCTGCTTGAGAGACTCACTGTTAAAGATGATTGCCTTGAGATTGTCAGTGACATTGCAGGTGATGTCGAGACATTTAATGGAGGTGTAGAAATTACCACTGAAGGAGGTGAATGTGTTGTGAGATGTGGTGATGCACTTGATGTTAGCCTTGATGATACTATCAATACTTGTTTGCTGGAAGGAGTAGCAAATAAAGATGTTCTTGTTTCTAGTGAACTTGATACTTGAAGTGTTGGGGATGTTAATGTAAGATTCAATGAAGATGTACCAACTTCTGAGGACGTCAGCACTGTTCTATTGTTTAATGAAGGAAGAGCAGAAGAGCTGGAACCAATGGCTGTTGTTTCATTTGGTGATATGCTTGAGCTGTTTCTTGCTGGCAGTGATGAACTGGGAGTGAGAAATGAAGAGACAATGGCCCTTGTTACTGTTCTTGTTATAAAAGTTGAATtctgtgattggctgagaaTGGAAGATGGCATGATCAGGGCAGTTCTGTTTACAGAAGACATCAATTCTGAACTTTGAACAGGCACTGTTGTATTTCTTGATAATATCACCGTAGAACTGTTTATTGACACTGACTTCGTACGCATGATGGAACTGGGTGAAAAGGATCTTGCAGAGCTGGTGACATTGGCAAAAACAGAGGACTGTATGTCAGTTCTGCTTGGCAACTGACCTGTTCCTGTTGTTGTGTTAGCACTTATGGTAAAAGAACTGACTTCTGTTCTGTTCAGAACAACACTTGACACAGATGCTGTTGATTTTGAGGTTATGGCGACAGTCCTTGAGATAATCACAGAAGTGGACATATTTGATATTCTTGAGGGAAGGGCACTTGATGGTATGGGCGTGGCAGTCACA is a genomic window containing:
- the LOC140948647 gene encoding uncharacterized protein isoform X1; the protein is MIPTEWPPCSCCLQNNRTFESYGKSTVHQGHQRCSALMQILHSFVDSCLSCNRNLKCKPWRRKSLSQPFAKWTLLNAVPWMALILLLSNYIQRSIQILARTFSVRKNPRLSSLGGLLSMVLFGGLFSLPLASCQDNLQPTPSVKSLQLPNTMVYVGSSFVYNISEEVFDCEVESFVVSETADRFLSHWLAYNSYKRQLYGVPSEKDEGTYNILVVALSRDGDEVRGRVCGSRSFFIKVAPVSEELVMSVYPSTDTSGSNIKTVQSLPCVPGSQVIHGTIILNVDVHNMNGHERMVLLLKMADHLNVHSSKVSLFSGQATHPLIGQLDNPVVMAAGAGDGRFSKGSRSLLTWHIGCGAIKLDEVAFSKLETNAQDGSISSLLGVPVVGWHVMSGTQKNMAKHRVRRQVMGVTATPIPSSALPSRISNMSTSVIISRTVAITSKSTASVSSVVLNRTEVSSFTISANTTTGTGQLPSRTDIQSSVFANVTSSARSFSPSSIMRTKSVSINSSTVILSRNTTVPVQSSELMSSVNRTALIMPSSILSQSQNSTFITRTVTRAIVSSFLTPSSSLPARNSSSISPNETTAIGSSSSALPSLNNRTVLTSSEVGTSSLNLTLTSPTLQVSSSLETRTSLFATPSSKQVLIVSSRLTSSASPHLTTHSPPSVVISTPPLNVSTSPAMSLTISRQSSLTVSLSSSFVSSRNTSVQEASPTVNQKASSTVNQTSLSVIAVTSSSTSFLSKSLSSPSSLVGLETTTFMGNASTPQLNSTAVLGTVVPTLSSIISTSTDILSESSAPTLISVVPSLSSTISPFSTVNLSISSTVPILNSSIPMMTSIEGSANSIVSFVTPSSLPSSLILPSSSLVSSASSVRINMTSVIHIASSSIQMNVTTASVVLSLTSSPIATSANSTQTSVTISVDTTTAKRSTLGNSTSVIDRSLLGTSAFSSTRTRGSRTFSSILAANGTVIATTSTGLNQSFVNITATPVVSISTFQIASTQSMVKISSSFSATAPSSPVSSFEVNLNSTAISRPQEFSTRDIPLNSSALTQVVLSRTRSSSVLLITTGASLNSTSAATRLTTTISNSSGTFITPRVTLSVARSSAEFSSSLVTSPTISQTSMTSVDTRRTLKTSMSSQNSTSMLRLSSDVSPEFVSTLVASSSSEQGNSSLKISGSTTVSTSTVTGIPTVTMARSTSVSNPSSFTRQVSSSLIGTSLFTRSTLETDLKTSSRTRTAALSTLSPHLSSRLTTRILSTVQLSSTGTPVNRTITSIKETTGTFSSNFTRNVTPTDSSVTLSITPSSSVIIPTTAPANSPPRLYNNMGRVSAPAGKALYYTIPDDTFYDAEDQATTRGLSLSVSFANGTSIPTDYWLQFDNTSQTIYGLPLSEHVPRGVTGEGFLLRAQDSQGADALDAFEVFVVPSEKPIVQELKIRTTNDFIAFSHNVSERLLLLKKIADYYGDSDSSLIRVLSFTSGSVVMAWTNDSLPTDTCDVEKVDYVENKVLLPDGQVRQEFRDALQGFPVESASQQRLGVCNGTDEGTPLPPGAQSTQDEDLWYKHVLVGVLVVFVVVVLAVLLIWYSRRRRPKPSNEKRTFKKRKPIVLGPEIELKPIPGKPLVLPDDDPSLPPSYISETSLNKPVYSDDEDEADYGKRSPSVVYEPPPPFHATLADDPRNSPPPAYFMPPMY